The genomic DNA CTCCCGGTCGTCGAGGACGACTACATCGGGATGGTTTCATCGTCGGACATCACGGCACACCTGTCGTAGCGTCGCGCGGCCCGGCGGAACACGACTGGTTCGTGACCTGATACGCTGTGGCTTTGGCCACGGGTCGCGATGATTCGCCGGAGCCAGTCGGTACGTATCGGGCGGCACCCGCTCGCGCGGCCGCTACACCCGAGAAACTGACGACGGAGCGGTGGCCCGGCCGGGGAGCGTAGCCTGGTCAGCGGCCGTATCAACGCCGGTGACCTGATGTTTTAATACACTGTCAGTTCGTCAGTTATACATACGGTAGCAAATGACATCCACAATCTCAGCGGCGGGAACGACGATACGGATCGCCGATACGGGGCCGACTCCGGACCTACTGGCTGTCGCGGGTGACGCTGACGCGCGCGTCGTGGAGGTCGGCCCGACGGGCGTCCCGGCGCTCGAACCGCTCGTCACCGTGACCGCGGGCGGCGAGACGGCGTTCCACGCCGACTGTTCGACACAGGAGTTAGAGACGATCGTCGAGAGCGCGGCCGACGGGTCGGCCGTTCGAGCCGGGGACCCCGACGCCCTCGCCGACCACGAGCCGGAGCGGGCGGGGATGCCGCCGGTGGACCTGCCGGGCCTCGACGTCGGCAGCCGTCACGTCCTGCGCGGCGCCGGGTGGCGCAACCCCACTGACCCCGCCGACCACGATGCCGCGGGCGGGTTCGATATGTCCGACGCGACCGCGGTGCGTGACACCGCGGCCATCATCACGGGTCGGGGCTGGGGCGACCTCTGCCAGGACGAACCGCTCGCGGCGACCTGGGAGACGGCACAGGACGCCGACGGCGACCCGCTCGTCGTCGTCAACGCACACGGGAACCCGACGGACGCGCTCCTGCTGGCTACCGCGCCGTTCGAGGTTCTCGACGGTGCGACCGCCGCTGCGCGGGCCGTCGGTGCCGACAGCGTCATCGTTTACGCCTCGTCGGCGGACGACCGAGCCGCCGAGACGATGCGAGCGGCTGCCGGGAACCACCCGGACACAGCGGTCGCGGTCGACATCGTCACCGGGCCGGCGGCCCACCGGGCCGGCGAGCCGACGATGGCGCTGGAGGCCATCGAGGGGAACCACCGGCTGGAGGCCCGCGTCCGCCCACCGGGCCCGGAGTCGGTCGGGCTACACGGCCAGCCCACGCTCGTGCACACGGCCCGAACACTCGCCCAGCTCGCGGTCGCGCTCCGCGACGGCGACGAGACCGACACCCGGCTGGTGACCGTCGAGGGGGACGTGGCCGCGCCCGCCACGGTCGAGCTGCCGGAGTCCGCCACGCTGTCGAGCGCCGTCGACGCTGTCACCGTCGACGGTGCGTTCAAAGCCGCCTGCGTCGGCGGCCGCTTTGGCGGCCTCACGGCGAACCTGGACATCGGCGTCGACCCGTCGTCACTGACGGCGGCCGACCTCGGTACCGAGGGGACGGTCCAGGTACTCGCCGAGGAGCGCTGTGTCCTGGAGTTCGTCGGCAAACGAACCCAGTTCGCCGCCGACGAGAACTGCGGCCGCTGTGTCCCCTGTCGAGAAGGGACGACACAGCTGGCCGGCCTCCTCCGGGATATTTACGACGGCACGTACGCGCCGAGCGACATCGAAGAACTGGTCCGGGTGATGGACGGGTCGAGCATCTGCGCGTTCGGCGTCGAAGCCGGTCGCCCGGCCCGGACGGCCATCGCGGAGTTCGAATCGGAGCTACGGGCCCACGCCGACGGGCACTGCCCAGCGAACAGCTGCCCCGCGCCAGCAGAGGTGACATGATATGAGTTCAGACCACACACACGATGAGGCACCGCCGTTGACCGAGGAGATCGCACCGGGCACTGCAGCCGACCCCGCGGTCGGCGGCCCCGACCGGGCGACCGTGACCGTCGACGGGACGAGCGTCACGGTCGAGCCGGGGGCGACCCTGCTCGACGCCGTCGAGGCCGTCGAGACCGACGATTACGTCCCGGCGCTGTGTAGTTACGACAGACAGGAGATCGGCCCGCGCAGCGAGTGTCGCACCTGTATGGTCGAGACCGACGCCGACGGCATCGTCCCGGCCTGCAGCCACCCGGCCGAAGACGGGGCGACCGTCAGTACGGACGCCGAGGCGGCCGCCGAGGCCCGCGACGTGAACCTCGACCTGGTGCTCTCGAACCACAACCTCAGGTGTACGACCTGCGGGAAGAACGGCCGCTGCGAACTGCAGGACGCCGCCATCGAACAGGAAGTCGAGGAGCCCCGCTACGGCGTCCTCGACGACCGCGACGAGTACGAACCCATCGACGACACCTCGTCGTTCATCCAGATCGACCGCAACAAGTGCATTCTCTGTAACCGCTGTGTCGAGGCCTGCAACGACGTGCAGGTCGAGGGCGTCCTCCGGATGGAGGGGTCGGGACAGGACACCCGTATCGGGTTCCAGAGCGACGCCGAGACGATGGAGGACTCGACGTGTGTCTCCTGTGGGCACTGCGCGACAGTCTGTCCGACCGGCTCGCTCGTCGAGAATGGCATCGAGGACGCGACGACCATCCCGCTTCCGGGCTTTACCCAGAAGAACAGCATCGGCAAAGCAATCGAGAGCAGCGGGAAGTCGAAGGGGCCGATGACGCCGAAGAAACGCGCCACGGAGCACGAGAGCGACCCAGCCACGAACGGGTCGGCACCGAACACGCCGACCATCGCCGACCGCGCGAGCGACGACGAGTCGAACGCGGAGGACGCAACAGACGACTGGGCGGGGTTCGACGGAGGTGAGTGGCCGTGAGCGACGACCTGGACGGCGTCGCGGGCTACATGCAGCGGGCCAAACAGCAGGCCATGGAGAACGTCGAACACGTCGCCGAGGGGGTCGCCGCAGACGCGCTCTCGGAGGGCAAGCTGTTCGAGATCGCCCAGTCCATCGGCGACAAGCGACTCGAAGAGCTGAACGTCGCGGACACGACGTGTGGCTACTGCGCCGTGGGCTGCCGGTTCGACCTCTACTCCGACGGCGAGGAGATACTCGCCGCCAGACCGACCGACGAGGAGGACGCCCCGGTCAACGGCATCTCCACCTGCGTGAAAGGGAAGTTCGGCTACGATTTCATCAACTCCGACGACCGGCTGACGACGCCGCTGGTGCGCGACGAGCACGGCGAGTTCCGCGAGGCGACGTGGGACGAGGCCCTCACACGGGTTGTCGAGGGGCTGGGCGGTATCAGGGACGAACACGGCGGCGAAGCGCTGTCGCTCATCGCCTCCTCGAAGGCGACCAACGAGGAGAACTACCTGATGGGCAAGTTCGCCCGGCAGGTACTGGGGACCAACAGCGTCGACAACTGCAACCGCCTCTGTCACTCCTCGACGGTCGCGGGACTGGCACAGACGTACGGCTACGGGGCCGCCTCCATCAGCACGGAGGACCTCGAACTCGCGGACTGCATCCTCCTGACCGGGTCGAACACCACGGAGGCCCACCCCGTGCTGGCGACGCGCATCAAGCAGAACGTCCGCGACGGCGCGGACCTGCTGGTGTTCGACCCCCGCGAGATACAGATCGCCGAGTACGCCGACCAGTACAGCCAGATCAAACCGGGCTACGACGCCGTCTGGATAAACGGCATCACCCGATACATCATCAACAACGAGCTCTACGACGAGGCGTTCGTCCGGGAGCGGGTGACCGGCTACGAACCCGAGGCGGCGCCCGACCACGAAGCCGCGGACGACCGCGAAGAGCGCGTCGAGAAGCGCGAGACCGGGTTCGAAGCGGTGCGGGAGGCCGTCCAGGAGTTCACGCCCGAACGCGTCGAGGAGGTCACGGGCGTCCCGCACGAGGAGATCGTCTCGGCCGCCGAGACCATCGCCGAGGCCGACGCCTGCGTGTTCGGCTGGACCCTCGGGCTCACGGAACACTCCCACGGGACGGAGAACGTCCTCGCGATGGCGAACCTCGCCGCGATCACCGGCAACCTCGGCAAGCCCGGCGCGGGCGTCTCCCCGTTCCGGGGCCAGAACAACGTCCAGGGCGGCGGCGGCGATATGGGACCGCTCCCGGACAACTTCCCGGGCTATCAGGACATCGCGGACGACGACGTCCGCGCGAAGTTCGAGGAGGCGTGGGACTGTGACATCTCCCCGGAGTACGGCTACTACACGACACAGATGTTCCTCGCCGCGGACGAGGGCGACATCAAGGGGATGTACATCATCGGCGAGAACGCCGCCCTCTCCGAACCCGGCGTCAACCACGCCGAGGCCGTCCTCGAAGACCTCGATTTCCTCGTCGTGCAGGACCTGTTCGTCAACGAGACGGCCCAGTACGCCGACGTAGTGCTGCCCGCGTGTTCGTTCGTCGAGAAGACCGGGACCTTCACCAACACCGACCGCACGGTCCAGATGGTCAACAAGGTGATGGAACCGAAGGGCGATTCCCGCACTGACTGGGAGATACTCCAGGCCCTCGCCAACCGAATGGGGCGGGACTGGGACTACGCAGACACGGCCGAGGTTATGCGGGAGGTGAACTCAGTGACACCGCTGTACGGCGGCATCACTCACGAACGCATCAAAGAGCACGGCGGCCTCCAGTGGCCCTGCCCCGACGAGGACCACCCGGGGACCGAGCGCCTCTACACCGAGACGTTCAACACCGACAACGGCAAGGCCAACCTCCAGGGCGTCGGCTACAGCGAACCGGCGGAGATCCCCGACAAGGAGTACCCGTTCTCGCTCACGACCGGGCGGGTGCTCTACCAGTACCACACGGGTACGATGACCCACCGCGAGGAGGGCATGATGAAGTACACGCCGAGCGACTTCGTCGAGATACACCCGGAGACCGCCGATTCCCTCGGTGTCGAGAGCGGTGATCTCGTGGCGCTCGAATCGCGGCGGGGCGAAATCGTCGTCCCGTCGCAGGTGACCGACCGGGTCGGCCCCGACAACGTCTTCGTCCCCATCCACTTCGCCGAGAGCGCGGTCAACAGGCTCACCGACGAGGAACACCTCGACCCGGCCGCCGCGACGCCGGAGTACAAGGTGTCCGCCGTCCAGTTGCGGGCCGCCGGGCCGGAGGCCGAACCGACGATGGCGACTGCGGAGACGCCCATGGGGGACGACTGAGATGGCGAAACGACAGCAGTCCTATCCGACGTCGGCGACCCACGGAGAGCGGGAAGACGCCACCGACCACGAGGGGCGGGCCGCCCTCGAAGAGGCGCTCTCCGAGCGCGGGGACGAACTCGCGGCGCTCGTCCGGAGCAGCGACGAACTGGACGACGCGCTCACGACGGCGATTCTCGTCGCCGCCAGCGCCGACGACGACGAGGTCCAGCACGTCACGGACTCGGCGTCGAACCTCGTCGAGGCCGCGGACGGCCTCTCGACGGACGGGGCGGCGTCGCTGGCGGCCGAACTGGGCGAGAACGCCGACGACCTCTCGGACTCGCTGGAGACGGTCGTCGAACTCCAGCGCGAGGGCCACGTCGACGACTTCGCGACGGTCGCGACGGCGCTTACGGACTCGCTCTCACCAGAGGAAATCGAAGAGCTGGTGACGATGCTCGAGGAGGGCGGCGGCGACATCGTCGACGCGCTGGACGTGGTGCTCGACCTCCAGCGGAACGGCGACCTCGAAGCGCTCGTCGACACGGCACAGACCCTCTCGGCGCTCGATCTGGACCCCGACGCCGTCGAGGGCATGAACGAGCTCGTCGGCGCCGTCGGACAGGCCCAGCGGGAGAGCGAGCCGAGGGGGCTGCTCGGAACCGTCTCGGCGCTCCAGTCGGCCGACGTGCGAGCCGGGCTGGGGTACCTCGTCAGCGTGCTCCAGGCGCTGGGACGAAGCGCGAGGCACCGATAGGAGATGCCACCGTGACCGAGCGAGCGACCACGGTCTGCCCCCTCTGTGGGGTCGGCTGTCGGCTGAAAGCGGGCGATGGAGGGCGAGCCCGGGGCGTCCCCGGCCCCGCCAACCCCGAGGGCCGTCTCTGCTCGAAGGGCGTCGGGGCCTTCGACGTGGGCGATGACCGGGTGACGGAGCCGCTGGTCCGGCGTGACGGGCGCCTCCGACCGGTCTCGTGGGCGACGGCGCTTGACCGCGCCGCCGAGGGCCTACGCGCCGTCCGAACGGCTGTGGGGTCTGACGGCCTGGCGTTCCTCGGCGCGCCCCACTGCACCAACGAGGAGAACTACCTCCTCCAGAAAATCGCACGCACTCTCGGCACCAACAACGTGGACAACCGGGCGCGGCTCTGTCACGTCTCGGCCGCACGGACACTCGCTGAGCGGCTCGGCTGGCCGGCGACGACGAACAGCCTCGCTGACGTCCGCGAGGCCGACGTCGTCATCGTCGCGGGCGCGAACCCCGCCGAGCGACAGCCGATCGCGTTCAACAGTTTCGTCA from Halomicroarcula saliterrae includes the following:
- a CDS encoding NADH-ubiquinone oxidoreductase-F iron-sulfur binding region domain-containing protein, which encodes MTSTISAAGTTIRIADTGPTPDLLAVAGDADARVVEVGPTGVPALEPLVTVTAGGETAFHADCSTQELETIVESAADGSAVRAGDPDALADHEPERAGMPPVDLPGLDVGSRHVLRGAGWRNPTDPADHDAAGGFDMSDATAVRDTAAIITGRGWGDLCQDEPLAATWETAQDADGDPLVVVNAHGNPTDALLLATAPFEVLDGATAAARAVGADSVIVYASSADDRAAETMRAAAGNHPDTAVAVDIVTGPAAHRAGEPTMALEAIEGNHRLEARVRPPGPESVGLHGQPTLVHTARTLAQLAVALRDGDETDTRLVTVEGDVAAPATVELPESATLSSAVDAVTVDGAFKAACVGGRFGGLTANLDIGVDPSSLTAADLGTEGTVQVLAEERCVLEFVGKRTQFAADENCGRCVPCREGTTQLAGLLRDIYDGTYAPSDIEELVRVMDGSSICAFGVEAGRPARTAIAEFESELRAHADGHCPANSCPAPAEVT
- a CDS encoding 2Fe-2S iron-sulfur cluster-binding protein is translated as MSSDHTHDEAPPLTEEIAPGTAADPAVGGPDRATVTVDGTSVTVEPGATLLDAVEAVETDDYVPALCSYDRQEIGPRSECRTCMVETDADGIVPACSHPAEDGATVSTDAEAAAEARDVNLDLVLSNHNLRCTTCGKNGRCELQDAAIEQEVEEPRYGVLDDRDEYEPIDDTSSFIQIDRNKCILCNRCVEACNDVQVEGVLRMEGSGQDTRIGFQSDAETMEDSTCVSCGHCATVCPTGSLVENGIEDATTIPLPGFTQKNSIGKAIESSGKSKGPMTPKKRATEHESDPATNGSAPNTPTIADRASDDESNAEDATDDWAGFDGGEWP
- a CDS encoding molybdopterin oxidoreductase family protein encodes the protein MQRAKQQAMENVEHVAEGVAADALSEGKLFEIAQSIGDKRLEELNVADTTCGYCAVGCRFDLYSDGEEILAARPTDEEDAPVNGISTCVKGKFGYDFINSDDRLTTPLVRDEHGEFREATWDEALTRVVEGLGGIRDEHGGEALSLIASSKATNEENYLMGKFARQVLGTNSVDNCNRLCHSSTVAGLAQTYGYGAASISTEDLELADCILLTGSNTTEAHPVLATRIKQNVRDGADLLVFDPREIQIAEYADQYSQIKPGYDAVWINGITRYIINNELYDEAFVRERVTGYEPEAAPDHEAADDREERVEKRETGFEAVREAVQEFTPERVEEVTGVPHEEIVSAAETIAEADACVFGWTLGLTEHSHGTENVLAMANLAAITGNLGKPGAGVSPFRGQNNVQGGGGDMGPLPDNFPGYQDIADDDVRAKFEEAWDCDISPEYGYYTTQMFLAADEGDIKGMYIIGENAALSEPGVNHAEAVLEDLDFLVVQDLFVNETAQYADVVLPACSFVEKTGTFTNTDRTVQMVNKVMEPKGDSRTDWEILQALANRMGRDWDYADTAEVMREVNSVTPLYGGITHERIKEHGGLQWPCPDEDHPGTERLYTETFNTDNGKANLQGVGYSEPAEIPDKEYPFSLTTGRVLYQYHTGTMTHREEGMMKYTPSDFVEIHPETADSLGVESGDLVALESRRGEIVVPSQVTDRVGPDNVFVPIHFAESAVNRLTDEEHLDPAAATPEYKVSAVQLRAAGPEAEPTMATAETPMGDD
- a CDS encoding DUF1641 domain-containing protein, whose translation is MAKRQQSYPTSATHGEREDATDHEGRAALEEALSERGDELAALVRSSDELDDALTTAILVAASADDDEVQHVTDSASNLVEAADGLSTDGAASLAAELGENADDLSDSLETVVELQREGHVDDFATVATALTDSLSPEEIEELVTMLEEGGGDIVDALDVVLDLQRNGDLEALVDTAQTLSALDLDPDAVEGMNELVGAVGQAQRESEPRGLLGTVSALQSADVRAGLGYLVSVLQALGRSARHR